ttAGCTGTGATCATCACTGTCATTCAGCAGGGCATGGCTGTCCTCCCAGAGCCCTATCCACCTCTGCTGTTGCAGCTTTTTACACTGTTACCATTGTAAAATCACCGTTGGTGGCTTTTAGTGTGTTTTCCCATCTCCTCTGTGATGATCCAATGTCGCATCTCTCACACcagctttttcttgttttcttcattggATAACGCCTGCAAATGTGTTGATAGGCAACAGCAGAGACCTGGGCATGTATTTCACAAGCCCCACATCTTCTGTTTTTTGCAGGTTGAATTTCATTGTCCTTGTCTTTTGCAAGCAGTAGCTGGGCTCTAGGCAAGGAGACACTTCCACACTGCAAGAGCACAAGAACATATTTACTGCATGTGCAAATCTGCCCTTGAGGGACAGAGCCTGATCTCAGACTAAACATCATGACTCTCCACTGACTGCTGAGGGAGGGCTGTCATACTGAGATGCACAGCCGCTTTTATGCTTTTTcaactggttttggctggaaagATGAGCTGATGTGTATTAGTATTTGACCACAAAACCAATGTCCTTAGCCTGGCTCACTTCAATTCTCAGAAATTCACATTTTATGTATGTTCCACATGGCCCATGCACCTTGAACCACCTGTCCGTTTGCTTCCAACAGATCACATGTCACTGCAATTACTATAGGCACATTGATCCCTGCTGTTTTCACAGGGCTGAATTATCTCCCCCACCTTCTATGCTTGATAGCCTAGTAAGGAATGCAGTCAGTGGAAAGAGCATCAGCTCCACAATATAATTAAGGAGATCTAAGGTCTCAGTTTGTCCCTGGAGGTACCTATCCTGCTACTGTCTTAATGACAGCACCTTACTTAAAATGGAAGAACCATTTTGTTTCTCACATCATCATGCAAAACCACAAAGGTAGGAGAGCACCACTCTGCCCTGCTTTCCCTGGAGAAGCAATGTATTTGTCTGTAGGTCTTTTGTCATGTATGTGGATCAGGACTAGGACTCCCTGGGAAACAGCTCTGCCATCTTGGGAGCCCTTCCAGGGAGGGATGCAAGGTCACCAGCAAGATGTGCAGAGCCTGGCACGCATGGCATTCTCACCTGATTACGTTCCTGTAGGCTCTTCTGCTGTCCTTGTCCAGACACACCATGAAGGGcctctgctctgtgctcctGATTTTGATATTGCGTGTCTTCAACTTGTTTGCCACAGCCTGGATTGAGAGAGGAGGAAGACCCCAGTGAGTGTCTCGCTTCCTTTCCCTTGGCTGTGCGGTGATGGGTGGTGAGTGCATACTGCGTATGAAAGGGACAAATTATaacatttatcttctttttttaacctcagaTGTGACACAAGGTGACTTCTTTAAGGAGGAAAGTGTCTCTCTTGTCCTTTTTCTGTAATCACAACCTGGTCCAATTTTGCAAGGGCAAACTTTCCAAACCGACAATGCTTGCACAGGTTGCAAGGTTTGGGGTGTCTGATGTGGGGCATGGACTGTTCTCCAGGGCTGTGGTGTATCTTGGTGGGCAGCGTGAGCTGCAGTACCTTGGTGTTTCCAAAACCCCGgtgaaaataagcaaaagtgCGCCGGCCAGCTAAAAATACCAGCTGAGAGACTGGAGGCTCCAGGGCCCAAATGACCAAGGGACAATAATACTTAATGCCACCCAAACCACAGTGGCATGTTCCAATGGGGCAGCGTGTCCTCTGGGATCTGCTTGAACTCTCATGTAAAACAAAAAGGACAGGAGTCCAAGTTTTCAGTCTCTTCTCTTGCATATCCACCTTTCTGAGTTGGTCATTAGATTTACTGAAGTTCCTGTTTCTCATTTATgctttgttaaaatatttctccaaTGGCCTCTATTCTTGTGAGTTCTGTGGAGATTAACACATGGGGTCTGGGGAGGgcactgcagctgcaggtgTGGAGCTAATGGAGTTGATCGCAAAACTGTAGACCCTATCCTGTACCCAAGTGGAGCCACGATGACTGGGACTAGGCTTTATTTCTCCACTTCGTCCCTGGGTTCATAGAAtaaccccagcagcagctcagtcCTTCAGGGTCTCCCAAGACAGGATTCAATGTGGCATTGACCAGCAGGGATGGCATTTGGGGCTTTGGCTCAAAAATCTAGActtttccatggaaaataattgcaaaacaCGCTCTGAGCAGGGTGGCTCCAaagccttctcctccccacagaGTGTTTCACCTTTCACCGTTGTCATAAGGGATTTCCACACACTGGCCGACCCCTCCAGGGCTGTGAGCATCCACAGCTACTTACTGAGAATGATCGTCCCGACAAATTGTTGATCCTAACGATTTCAGTGATGTTCACATTCAGACACACCAGGTCTGCAACAGAAGCAATGTGTTAACCTTAGACCATGGCATGATCTCAGCTCAGCTTTAAGTGGGGCTGGTGCCAGATCCCACAATTGGGTGCATAGCCAGAGGTCCATGGGATACATAAGATAGCAGAAAAGGAGGACTCTAGCAAGCTCCGTGGGCTGAGGGTTTGTGTGGGATCATGCTCAGGATGGAAACCTCAGAGGCTATGCTAAGGGCAAGGTGAAAGAGGAAGGCTGCAGCAAGAGGAAGATGCTGCCAAGCCTAGATTATGGTTATGCTGAACCCCACATTACAGGGAGCCCCAGGCACGTCATTCACAAGAAAACACACAACCACAGACTGTGGTGACACCAATATATGCACATCACTGATTCAACCCCCACAGCCCAGGCACAATTGGCACCAAGTACCATGGTCAGATTTACTCTATCGAGCACCAGAAAACTAAGCAAACCCTCTTCACGTGGTTCCAAGCAGGAAGAACCCACCTTCAGATTCATCAGCAGGGATGGCTTTCATCACGAGACCTGTGGCGCGCAGGGACATAGCCAGCTCCTTCGCCCGGTTGCTCACCACAACCTGCAGGAAAGTCTCTGTTAATTCAACCTGGCAGAGAGGTTAGACATGGAGAGGTCTGGGGGCAGTTTTTCACAAATGCAGTGTTAGCTAACAGGCTTTTAAAGTTCACCATGACCTCTCTGTCCTCACCTGGAGTGCAATTccagaggaaaggaggagggccAGAGCACTCCTTTTAGGAGATCTGCCATGCTGCGGGTCCCTGTAAGCAGAGACGTTTTGGGCTGCCGAGAGCCCCACTTACCTTTCTGTATGTTACTGTGAGATCTATGCCAGGGCCATCCAGGGTCATTTTCTTCTTGGTCATGATTAACTCTGCAAGGAGGGAGCCGGGTAGGATTGAGGTTTCACTCATCCCACCTGTCTGTGGTCAGCAGAGAGGGGTTCTCCCACGGGACGAGCCATCCCCTCTGTCACACAGCAGTCACGGTCTGGCACACCAGCCCTTCTCTCCTTGCCTACAGGAGCTGAGGCTCTGCCCTCAACAGGTCCAGTGAGATGGACTCACTCGAGGGTCTGTGCCCAACCGCAATGGCAAACATCCATTGGATCAGACAGCAGGTGCACTGAGGGAAGGGCTGGATGTGCCCTCTGTAACAGTCCAGCCTTCAAGCATCCTTGTCCCATCACTGGCAAATCAAGGAAGCTGCATTTCTAATAGGGAAAACATCTGGCAAAGGGGATAGCTGTAAAGCCCAGCTTGTTTCCTCAACAAAAATATGGTGCTGGTACAACTTCAGAGGGTCCTGGAGCCAACCAAAGGCACAGCCTACAAAACCTGGTTGAGGCCAGGAGCCAGTGACCACAAGGTCTCTCATTTAGCCTGGTGTCATGCACTCAAGAGGGAGATGGAGAGGTTTAGGGAAGCCTCCTGCTCGTCAGGGAACAAGGGATATCGCCCCATGGCATGGTCTTGACTGCTGCAGGCTGAGGGACAGGGCAAGTGGGAACTGGGGCCGGCAGGACTCCTGCCCAGGGTGGCAGCCCCTGCTGCAGGGCTCGACTCGGGGGGACGCACGCACCTCGGTGGGAGATGCTCTCCTGCACCTGGGTGCGCAGCTCCGTGAGGAACACGTCCTCGGCCGGCTCCTGCGCCGGGTCattgaagaaaatctgaaagagaggaaaatctCTGAGAAGAGCTCCTTCTCAGTCACCCTGTGGCATCACACTAAGCTTGCGACATCAAAAGGTTCTCCCGAGCACCCAGGTGTGACATCACCAAAGGGAATATTTGACCTCATCACGGCAGCCAGGGGGGCTATGGGAGGAGAGAAttgcttttgctctgctttctgaAGCCCAGGAGCATGGCAGGCCTTGCCGGGAGGCCGGTggacctggccagctgagccaCGGGCCGTGTCCCCTGCCACTGGGTGTCACTGCACACTCACAGATGAGCCTGTTCCCAGCCATCCCCCGCAGGCAACCCAGGTCAAGGCCAGCAGCTTCCCAggcctggctgcagctgctggcttaGCTCCAAGGCATGTAATTTCTATCTGATGCACCTAAATCAACTGGTCACTTCAGAcctattaattattttcttttcatgggCTTGCCTTGAGCAAAATGTGAAGATAAGGTCCTGGAGAACCTCCCCTAGCCACTCCTAGCCCTACGTCCAACTGTGGTGGGACCTGACCTTCACTTCCAGGAAAACTCTGCAGCCAAAGAGGAACAGTGTGGTCTTAACCAGAAAGGCCAAACGGGCTTAGTGTTTCCAGATGAAGCAGCTTCACACCCTGTATGACAACAGGGTAGGTTAGGTGCCTCTATCTGAAAACCACATCTGGAGTCAGTTCCTCTTCCCCTGCTTGAGTCACCACTCTCTCgcttgcttttgatttttgtcttggAGGAGAAATgagtggaagaaaaattcaCGAAAAACCCCACGCCCCCAGCCACACAAGCTGAGGACCAGGTGCTCCAAGTGTTTACAAGCTATACGTTATTAGTTCAAGTCCTGGTGATGCTCTACCAGTAATTACCAAAGCTCTTCCAGCTCTTTGCAAGCAACATGACAGTTTGCTCATGTAATGGCTGCTTTTTTGCTGCAATAGGTTACCACATTGGCTACGGGTAGATTGAAAGGAGATATGTGCATCAGTGCCACCCTAAGCTTTGAAGGGGGAAAACTGTCAGAGGAGCagttggggggttgtttttacaTAACTGAATACAGTAGTTGTTTGCTCCCATACCAAGTGCCAGGTCTCATTCTGATaccatttcagagaaaagctggcaggaaataaataaaaaggtgtTTCAGGAAGCCCTGCAAAGCCCCTGCAAGATACAGGAAGGTTTTGGCAAAGCCACTCAGAAAACTCCTGCTTGCTCACAGCATCTAAAGCAGCAGGAGGTGCCAGAGCTCCTGAGCAAACACGAATCCAGCAAAGCAGGAAATCTGTCCTTATGGGGTGATTTCAAGGCTCACTTTGCTGACCTGTGTGATCCTGAAATAGCCTTCCTGGGATCATTGAGCCCAGCTGACCTGTGCTACACGGAATCACTAGATCCAGGAGCCTGGCAAGGAGTGGACAGGCTGGGGAGCACAGGGATCCAGCCTCAGATCTGCTGAAAGCCCCCAGCCCCCGTTgacttgcacagctctgccagcagtgGGGCTCTGCAAGCCCTTGCAGGGCCAAGTGAAGGCACAAGAGATGTGGCACCCACCTTCACAGCGTAGACCTGGAAGCAGACGGGCTGGATGCCCATGCGAACGTAGTAAGCAATCACATCAGTGATGAACAGATCAGTCACAAGATGTTTGCTCGGAGAGGAAGGCTGGGGGGGCAAATCACATTATGGATCAGCCACAGTCACTTCTCAAAAACACTGCCACAAACCCTCACGCCTTCCTAGATAAATAATGAGCAATGCTCTGTCACCAAGGGCAGCGTTGAGCTGCTCTGTCATAACTAGTCAAAGCAAATGGGAGAAGCAAAGGCTTGCGCCCACCTACCAGCCTTTTTTGTAGGCTATTGATGGTGGCTCAAACTGCCAGGAAATGAGAGCTGGGGGTATGTCAGCAAATGcctcatttacattttctttcttgaaatcTGCCATTTCCTGTCCtttggccaaaaaaacccatcacaCCGAGTGGGTCTTTGTGGGCTGGGGCAGTGTCAGACAAATGCACCTTCCCGGCTGCCAGGCCCTGGGACGGGTTTGCAAGGAGAAAGCCTCTATCTGGGGCACAGAGGAGCCCTGCGGGACACCAGCTTGTCCTCAGGTATGGCAGATGTGTTTGGGAAAtgggccaggctggggaggtgggaaggtTTCCCTCGTACCATGGCGGCCAGCTTGGGAATCATGTGGCACAGCGTGTTGATGTTGCTCTCGTACCACGGGTCAGCTCTGCCGAGGTACCCGGCCACCTCGCAGAGGTCCTCTTGGCCTGTGGCACCATGGTCCTGCAAGAGAAACACACAGCTCAGAGTATGATCAAAATACCAGGAGCCTtagaggaggcagagggagctggTGCACAAATGCCGTGTGAGCagctcccccatccctccccattCCCTCCTTGGTCCAGAGAAGATGGCAAAACATTTCTTGCAGCACTTTTTTAGCAGGTGctcaagaacaaaaattaagtgaaggatgaaaagaagaaatacacatttgtaTAATGGCATGTCTGTCAGGACTTACAGCAAGATCTGGGCCAGCTTAAAAATATCATGAAAAGTGCAACTGTTTATTTATTGCTGTCTTGAGGGTGTCAGACTGGAAGACATGTGCCCAAGATAAACTGTAAGATAGTGACTTGCAGAACTAAAACTGGGGCCATGACCAAGCAGGCAAAGCCCTCAGTAAGGGGCAGCCACTTCCCCTAACCATTTGGGAGGTGAGAAAAGCATCAGTTCTTTGCTAAAGCTCCCTCAATCCTCCTATAGAAGCAAAACTGAATACCATTTCTAGGCTGTGAGTTATCACCCATCAGGGTGGCTGAAGCAACCTGAATGTCTCTTGGGGTTGATGGATTCCTGAATCCAACCTGCAAACTGAGCCAAGCTACCCTGTCTTGGCTCCCATCCTCCTTGTTCTAGGATCAAGGCATTAATGGATGTGAATTCCTATAAACCCCCCTGCTCTTCCTCCAAAAACACCGTCAGTTGCTGGCAGCCGGCGGCAGCGCCCAGAGCTGCCGAGCCCAGACTCACCGTAACAGCCAAGGTGTTTGGCTGCTCTGTCACAACCGGGATGTAGTAGAACTGTAGGTTCAGCCTGGGAGTCAGGAAAACTCGCCGTGTTTCTCGTTTccttgaaatggaaaaataaatagcagtgTCTCAAGGGGAAGGTGGAAGAACATGGCTCTTGGCCAAGGCTGGACAGTGCCAAGAGACTGCAGCCACTCTGCAATAGGAGCACGTGCCCTCCTCACACACCTCCTTTGCCCAGTGTGACAGGATGGCATAATGCCCCCAGGTTCCCACATCGAGCAAGGGGATATGATGGGGGTAAGGGGCATCCTGCAGACAGGCTCTTGGCTGGGACCGGTGTTCTCGTCtgcacccagctctgctccccaggctgctgccagcaccgcGACCCAGACCCACCCCACACTGCTCTCCTGGCCTGGTGAACCAGCTGGGAAAAGCtagctggaaaacagcttttctttaggatttttcccttttccatagGAAAACACCTTACCTCATTTATTGTTCATTTAACCCATTCAATGGACAGAAGGGAATAACTCACTGCGTACATCATTTGGGCTAACAGAGCCAAATGATCCCATGCAGCCAGTGAAGTCAGATGCATTTGGGTGCAAAACACCCGGGTCCCATCCTGTCCCAGGTAACGCTCGAGCCCAACCCCATCCCCAGCCATCTTGGCTGCTTCAACAGACTCAAGAGCAAAGCCCCCCACTCTATCGTCCCTTCCCCAGAGCCAAAGAGGCTGTGGCCACCGGTTACCTCAAAGAGTGATAGGCTTGGGCCAGGCGCCCCAGGATGCGGTCATCCCCCAGCAGCACGATGCGGGCAGTGTGCAGCCTCTGGAGCGGGGCTGCAGGCACTGGGGGGATGCCTGGTCTCCTCTGCAGCTTCACCGGGGGCTTCGCCCCAGGACCATTGCAGCCAGCCTGCAAGAAGGTCACGTTCTCCAGTGGCGAcggcttttttttaatgccaccCTTCCTGTGGAGACGGGATTGCTCCGTTTCGGCACTGCAAGGGGTGAAGGGCTCCTCAACTGCCGTGGGCAGGTCTCGTTCGATGCCACTGTCAGTGGAGAGCACGGAGAAGCGGGTCTGCTTGCAGCACTCGCAGTCCGAAATTATGTCCTGGATCTCGAAGTTGTCCAGGTCTTGGCTTAGGCAGTCAGGCTCGCAGCTCTGCGACAGCGGGCGGATGAACAGCACCAATTCCTTCCCTGTGGGCAGAAGGGAGCTTGGGGAGGGCAATACAACCAAAGCCAGGCTGAGCCCTAGTCCTGCCCTGGCTCCCCTCTTCTCATGCAAACTGTAGGGCCAATACCTCTACCAGCAGGTCCAAGAGGAGTCAGTCTTTCAGTCCCATTTCTCATTGCACCATGAGGAGAGCTCAATATCACCCAAATAAGGTACTTTGGGCAcatcctgctgcagcctgtCCCAGAGGCGTCCTCTCCTCATCTCCtttgcccctctcccccccagtCCCCTGATCTGATGCTGACACCCCACAAGAAGGAAGGCTGGTGCAGTCGGCACGAACCTCCACGAGCTTGGCCCTTGGATGATGGTTATGAAACTCACTGCTCAAGAATTAGGGCTAAATGACATGTTTTGCACAGGCTTCCCAGCCTCAGGCACCATCCCGTCCGAACtccccacagcctccctggggcACTCACAGAGCTGGTCGTCTTCTGTCCAGAGGTGAAAGCTGATGTTGGGGTTAGGCAGAGGGGTACCCTGCAGCCCTCCTAGGGGAGCATTGCCTGGAGGAAACAAGGATGCTTGTAACACACAGGAGCAATTTTCCCGCACAGGTGCATGAACCCCTACTGGTGCTGTGCTTTCAGCTGTTGGCTGAGATAGCCTGTGCTGAGCCCCAAGGGCTTTCCCACCCTGGTTGCCTTCTGGCCAGACATGAGGCTGTAATCACAGACCCCTGCTCTCACAAACTGAGCCATAAGAAAGTACCTATACCGTTGATGAATGGGAGAAATGaagaaggggaaactgaggcatgggtGAGTGAAGGATCTTGCtctgctgcagacagcagagggattgcagaataaa
This region of Buteo buteo chromosome 13, bButBut1.hap1.1, whole genome shotgun sequence genomic DNA includes:
- the PIK3R6 gene encoding phosphoinositide 3-kinase regulatory subunit 6, with the protein product MESTAVESDILRRVRTLLRELDGHHPACQCDRGMLRWTLHKKIDQNPSNSSVLVQILVKELERAERGDFRHYIIPLLHTLMYTLIKAPCISDELCGRVYDFCKKLLTLPKPFCTIGLDYAIRLKMERTAPGTLYQRMVISEQSLKSDPYPYQEKIFIFADPELLSEAICNALVTDTKAAQVSQSPRACMCYVIIHAMQAALGESCDVSGLKASLQDMPMSDVEHWFRQVVMAVECAGNEASADRSQHAARLEKIYCAVLSSLQAGNAPLGGLQGTPLPNPNISFHLWTEDDQLWKELVLFIRPLSQSCEPDCLSQDLDNFEIQDIISDCECCKQTRFSVLSTDSGIERDLPTAVEEPFTPCSAETEQSRLHRKGGIKKKPSPLENVTFLQAGCNGPGAKPPVKLQRRPGIPPVPAAPLQRLHTARIVLLGDDRILGRLAQAYHSLRKRETRRVFLTPRLNLQFYYIPVVTEQPNTLAVTDHGATGQEDLCEVAGYLGRADPWYESNINTLCHMIPKLAAMPSSPSKHLVTDLFITDVIAYYVRMGIQPVCFQVYAVKIFFNDPAQEPAEDVFLTELRTQVQESISHRELIMTKKKMTLDGPGIDLTVTYRKVVVSNRAKELAMSLRATGLVMKAIPADESEDLVCLNVNITEIVRINNLSGRSFSAVANKLKTRNIKIRSTEQRPFMVCLDKDSRRAYRNVISVEVSPCLEPSYCLQKTRTMKFNLQKTEDVGLVKYMPRSLLLPINTFAGVIQ